The Solanum lycopersicum chromosome 2, SLM_r2.1 DNA window CatagtacaaaaaaaataaaaatatcaagattctcttgaagaaaaaagaaaatgggtaACAACATAGGAGGAACTACGAAGAAGACAAAGGTAATGAAGATTAACGGCGAAATCCTTAAACTGAAGACACCAATAACAACGTTAGAGGTAGTTAAAGATTACCCAGGTCATGTTTTATTGGAATCAGAAGCAGTGAAGAAATTTGGGATTAGAGCTAAGCCATTAGAGCCAGAACAAGAGCTGAAGCCGaccaaaatatattttcttgtagAATTGCCTCTGTTTCCTAAAGAAGAAATTATTACTAGTAATAATAAGGTTACAAGAAGGGTGAAATCTGATGTTTATATGAACGCACAAGATCGGCTGGAGTGCCTTATGTTAAGCCGGAGATCGGCTTCAGATTTATCGATTTCGAAGCCGAGTAATGGAGCTGTTGTTCAGCTGAAGATGAAGCTGCCTAGAAGTGTCGTACAAAAGTTGATTGAAGAAAGCAGAGATGAAACAGAGGTTGCTGAGAAAATTATGGATCTTTGTATGCACAATTCCTAAAATTTACTTTGTtttgcatcttttttttttgtttggtcgTGAATTGCTATAAACAATAGGCTCAAAATCTAGTTTCAAAAATTGCATATATAGTTTTATAGAAATTTCTGTTTAGTTGCTGTTAGTATTGTTATAATTAGTgttatttttcaacatttttttttctctgtgTTAATGGATTGATTCGTGGTTTAGCTAAGGATCTGAGATCATTTGTGACCATTCGTCAAGTATGACAAATATTCTTGTTGCTCTTATCCATCCcacttctattttgtttttttctctccCTCCAAATTTATTTGATTCCACTACGTTAATTTTGCCTTTCGGTTTTGGTCGTTATACAATCTCGCgagattatattgaatttaattttgttattgtaattgttattgttactattatttgaAAGAAtctattcaattaaaaaaaaaaatactatatttaGTATAATTACAAGgtcctttttatttatatattagattCTGTAAtcagaaaaaagaaattgttatCGATTGCATTATCATCGAGAGAAGTAAATAAATCCCTGACTGGAGTACTTCGATTAATTTTGTATAGTTAAACTAAAAAATGTACTTATTTTTCATGCGTAAGTAGATAGAACTTCATTGTTATTAACCTTAGAAAAGAATTGAAAGTAAATTGATTGAACagtaatttatttgattttatttatcttttagcCGAAACTAAAGACCCCACCCACccctttttcaattttaaaccaTGCTTCAGTTTCTACCTTTATCTGCCTTTTCCTAAACAAATTGTACTTCCCGATCCCTATCCTACCTACTGTTTTCAGCTATATTGGTTGCAATTGATCTTCAAATGGAATTCCTTTTAACAACAAACATATTTGAGTTCGATAATTTTGATTCAAAGacagatttattttaaaatttaaagttttatctGTCAATGATTATAGTATAATTTCAACCTCTTTTGATAACAAATAATCTTTGAAAGTTTTTGTTCGACTCAAATTCAATTGAAAGCTTGAAGCTTTGTTCGTAAAAGATTATAGTATTTTCAATCTATTTCAACAACTAATTGATATGaaccaaaaattaaaatcgaatctcttgtttttaattgaaaacacatggtattgtattttttttaatttgtagaaTGACTGTAAATGAAGATGaattaaacaaacatttttttctttgtttaatttaataGGTTTTGGGTTTATGTTTGAATGGAGATAAAGGGCTagcttgttttttatttttattttaaatgtcaTCATATTTGTTCGAGGATATTGAAAAAGAaaggattttttaaaatttttgaataaaaataaaaataaatttggcgTGTCTATCCGTTAGCCCTGAGGTATacacaattcaataaaattgaCATAAAAATATACACCATCTTAAAGTTTATAAGAGTGGTTATTGACGTTATTAGTATCATGATTCAAGATATATTTATCAAACATTAATAAATTGAACTAGAAACAAGGAAAACTACAACAACTCCATTTATTAATGGAATCCTAGGCTGAGTATCTTTGACAAATCTTTTTCTCTCGTCATTCTTTAAAAACTTATCAGTAATAATAGCAATGGAGCagctacatatatatatatctatcttATCTCTCATTCCCAACAAGAACAGCAGAAGAAGCAAAAATGTGTCCTCATGTGCTTCTCTTTCCCCTTCCAATTCAAAGCCCTATCAATTCCATGCTTCAACTTGCTGAGCTTTTTTGCCTTGCAGGTTTACAAGTTACTTTCCTCAACACGAATCACAATCAACAGCTTCTCTATCGTCACACCGACGTCGAATCTAGATTCAGGCAATATCCTAAATTTCAATTCCGGACTATTTCCGATGGTCTTCCCGACGATCATCCCCGGTCGTCTCTTCTGTTTGGAGACCTTATTACTTCCTTGCAAGCTGTGGCAGAGCCTTTTCTTAGAGAAATAGTAACAGAATCCGGTGTCACGTGTGTTATACCTGATGGATTATTTTATTATGCAGTGGATATTTGTAATGAGCTTGGAGTTTCTGTTATTTCATTTGATACTATTAGTCCTTGTTGTCTATGGGTTTATCTCTGTTTCCCTAAACTCATTCAATCTGGAGATATTCCCTTCAAAGGTACTTTTCATTTTTGGAATTGTATTAATATTAGTGATTTATGGccaagtaaatttttttttaattatgttgttaaggaaatgatttggaCGTGTTGATAGAAAATGTACCTGGCATGGAAGATCTTCTACGGCGTCGAGATTTTCCATTCTATCGTCTCACCAATTGTGCAACCGACCTCTATTGTCAACTTGCTCTCAAGGAAATCCAAAGTATACCTCGATCCCATGGACTCATATTAAATACATTTGAAGATTTAGACGGTCCGTTACTCTCTAATATTCGCACTCATTGTCCACAAACATATGCGGTTGGACCGCTACAATTGCAACTCAAAACTAGGCTTGCTGATAAATCAATGTCCTCTTCGAATAGTTTGCGGGAAGAAGATGGCAGTTCGATTCAATGGCTTGATGCACAGCCCGTAGAATCAGTAATCTATGTAAGTTTTGGAAGTCTTGCAACTTTGACAAAGGAGGAAATGTTGGAGTTTTGGCATGGATTAGTAAATAGCGGAATCAGATTTTTGTGGGTCATGAGGTCCGACTTATTGAGGGAAGAGGAGTTTAGCCACCAATTTGTCAAGGAGCTAGCGGACGGTTGCAAAGAAAGAGCCTACATAGTGAGTTGGGCTCCACAAGAGAAAGTACTATCCCACCCAGCTATCGGTGGATTTTTAACTCACAGTGGATGGAACTCGACTATGGAAAGTATTGTTGAAAGAAAACCCATGATCTGTTGGGCTGTTTATGTGGACCAACGAGTCACTAGTAGATTTGTGGGTGAAGTGTGGAAAATTGGGTTGGACATGAAAGATATTTGTGACAGATACATTATTGAGAAGGCAGTGAAAGACTTGATGGTAACAAATAAGGATAAGTTGAAGAAATCAGTTGACAAGTTATCTATGTTGGCAAAAATTAGTGTTGGTGAAGGAGGTTCATCATACAATGCTTTTGAATCTCTCGTCATAGACATTAAAAAGTTAGGAAGAAGAGACAAGGATATCAATCCAAACTGCATAGGATACACAGGGTAATACTACCAATCATTGATTGTATCATTTCTTGTTCTTTTATTGGATACTACAAGTTATTCATACAAGTACACTAGATGAGATAAAGCCCGCGATACCATGGGGTCGCGCAATGTTAGTGTATAAAATTGTATGTTTTGCCTTTTAAATAGGTTATTTTCTAAGAATTGAAGTCATGTCAGATATAAACTTTAAAGAATTATGATACAGAAATATAAACTTATGCCTCGAAAAAATGATTAGAAACACAAGCATAAACTATCAGCCCTTGAGGCTATCGACCTCAGTTTCCTAGAGAAGAAATTAGTAGTAGTAAGGTTATTCAAATGGTGAATTCTGCTGTTCATATGAACGCACAGGACCTTCTGGAATGCCTTATGTTGAGCTGAAGATCGGCTTTGGATTTGTCAATTTCGAAGCCGAGTAATAGAGCTGTAGTTTAGCTGAAGATGAAGCTTGCTTAAAGGTGATACAAAAGTTGTTTGTAGAAAGTAGAGATGAAACAGAGGTGGCTGAGAAAATTATGGTTCTTTGTATGCCCAATACCAGTCATGACAGTTTTTTTGCTTAATTGGTTTGCAATAGGGTCAAATTTAGTTTCTACAATTGCATATATACAGTTTTACAAAAACTTCTGCTCTATCTGTTGATTTGCTGGTGATATTGTTATAAGTACACCATCTATTTTCTCAGTTTCACTTTTTGGCagtaaaagaaaacatttttcaattttgtcatgtttggttggtttaaaatttaaatgttatgaaaatattttccaaattaacttattttatccaaatttaagaaaaaaaacgaCTTAGCTCCAGTaaataaggaaaacattttctttcataccaaacaatttttttcccaAATTTTGTGAAATTCCTTTTCAATCAA harbors:
- the LOC101259387 gene encoding uncharacterized protein, whose protein sequence is MEHHNTKMCPPHVLLFPLPIQSPINSMLQLAELFCLAGLQVTFLNTNHNQQLLYRHTNVESRFRQYPKFRFRTISDGLPDDHPRSFPMFEDLINSLQAVAEPSLREIVTESGVTCVIPDGLFYYAVDICNEVGVSVISFDTISPCCLWVYLCFPKLIQTGDIPFKGNDLDMLIENVPGMEDLLRRRDFPFYRLTDCATDLYCQLALKEIQSIPRSHGLILNTFEDLDGPLLSNIRSHCPQTYAVGPLHLQLKTRLADKTMSSSNSLWEEDHSSIQWLDAQPIESVIYVSFGSLATLTKEEMLEFWHGLVNSGIRFLWVMRSDLLREEEFSHQLVKELADGCKERAYIVSWAPQEKVLSHPAIGGFLTHSGWNSTMESIVERKPMICWAVYVDQRVTSRFVSEVWKIGLDMKDICDRDNIEKVVKDLMVTNKEKLKKSVDKLSMLAEISVGEGGSSRVMELTAEEAKMCPHVLLFPLPIQSPINSMLQLAELFCLAGLQVTFLNTNHNQQLLYRHTDVESRFRQYPKFQFRTISDGLPDDHPRSSLLFGDLITSLQAVAEPFLREIVTESGVTCVIPDGLFYYAVDICNELGVSVISFDTISPCCLWVYLCFPKLIQSGDIPFKGNDLDVLIENVPGMEDLLRRRDFPFYRLTNCATDLYCQLALKEIQSIPRSHGLILNTFEDLDGPLLSNIRTHCPQTYAVGPLQLQLKTRLADKSMSSSNSLREEDGSSIQWLDAQPVESVIYVSFGSLATLTKEEMLEFWHGLVNSGIRFLWVMRSDLLREEEFSHQFVKELADGCKERAYIVSWAPQEKVLSHPAIGGFLTHSGWNSTMESIVERKPMICWAVYVDQRVTSRFVGEVWKIGLDMKDICDRYIIEKAVKDLMVTNKDKLKKSVDKLSMLAKISVGEGGSSYNAFESLVIDIKKLGRRDKDINPNCIGYTG